One genomic segment of Chiloscyllium plagiosum isolate BGI_BamShark_2017 chromosome 10, ASM401019v2, whole genome shotgun sequence includes these proteins:
- the wdr89 gene encoding WD repeat-containing protein 89 — MEEIEQWFNHLRIAKRSTQKAEELTYLLDIDCLKVPIGQSGQLVAVSCSNHCIRVYNKQTLTLVQQFQGHSAPISGIRFAQNTGHLLFSASCDGTVKCWDVRSSSTDPVQNYTGYPNNTFISFDISCNDLVICAGTEKVEEDTFLVFWDARTVTNTDSHGSQEPLGVYSETHNNDITQVRFHPSNPNMVASGSTDGLVNIFDISQETEDDALLATCNSDSSVSFVGWSGKELEQIFCMTYDEGFYLWDLANLHNDEPITLVKTQDARESLKLDNGHLDYLIGGFYHEKAEKLFVLGGTSMGKLHFLTCDASELAHLHTLHDRHSAIVRAFYWDSEDNSLLTCGEDAQLFLWKPNATELTTGKKTSMKLPSDVHRKMKVHSKNSYQSKK; from the coding sequence ATGGAGGAGATCGAGCAGTGGTTTAATCACCTGCGCATTGCAAAACGATCCACACAGAAAGCCGAAGAATTAACCTACCTTCTGGATATTGACTGCCTGAAGGTACCCATAGGACAAAGCGGTCAACTTGTTGCAGTTTCATGTTCGAATCATTGTATCCGTGTTTACAATAAACAGACACTGACTCTAGTTCAACAGTTCCAGGGCCACTCTGCTCCTATTAGTGGCATTAGGTTTGCACAAAACACTGGCCATTTGTTATTCTCTGCATCATGTGACGGGACAGTGAAATGTTGGGATGTGCGTTCCTCTAGCACAGACCCAGTTCAAAATTATACAGGTTATCCTAATAACACATTTATCAGCTTTGATATTAGTTGTAATGATTTGGTTATCTGTGCTGGAACAGAAAAGGTTGAAGAAGATACTTTCTTGGTTTTCTGGGATGCACGCACTGTGACAAACACGGATAGTCATGGAAGTCAGGAACCTCTTGGAGTTTATTCAGAGACTCACAACAATGACATCACCCAAGTGCGTTTTCACCCCTCAAATCCCAACATGGTGGCATCGGGGTCGACTGACGGATTGGTCAACATTTTTGACATTAGCCAAGAAACAGAAGATGATGCCCTTCTTGCAACTTGCAACTCTGATTCCTCAGTCAGCTTCGTTGGGTGGTCTGGGAAAGAGCTGGAACAGATTTTTTGCATGACCTACGATGAAGGTTTCTATCTGTGGGACCTTGCCAACCTGCACAATGATGAGCCCATCACACTGGTGAAAACACAGGATGCCCGGGAAAGCTTGAAACTTGACAATGGCCACCTGGACTACTTGATTGGAGGCTTTTACCATGAAAAAGCTGAAAAGTTGTTTGTACTGGGTGGCACCAGTATGGGGAAGCTTCACTTTTTAACATGTGATGCCAGCGAGCTTGCACACCTGCACACCCTGCATGACAGACACTCAGCTATAGTTCGTGCTTTTTATTGGGATTCTGAGGATAATTCTCTGTTGACATGTGGGGAAGATGCTCAGCTATTTTTATGGAAACCAAATGCCACAGAATTAACTACAGGAAAGAAGACATCAATGAAGCTTCCATCTGATGTGCATAGAAAAATGAAAGTTCATAGCAAAAACTCTTACCAAAGCAAGAAGTAA